In Amia ocellicauda isolate fAmiCal2 chromosome 3, fAmiCal2.hap1, whole genome shotgun sequence, the DNA window TAAACAAGCCAACAGCATAGACTAGGGggggaagtgtttttttttttttttttttttttatactaatACTGCCCTGTCTATGAATTCACTTCCAGGTCAAACTTCAGGTAGAAGAGAAGGCAGGGAAGacatttgaggttttcaatGCCAAGCAGTACAAGTCACAGGTAGTGGCTGGAACAAACTTCTTCATAAAGGTAAGGAGAGCATTGAGACCTGGGGGTGGTTTCCTGACTCCTCATCCTTCTCCTTTGGTTTTACAGCTTTTTTTCCTGCATGCATGGTGAACTTCCTCTTTTGCAGAAATATTCCAATACTGTGGAAAAAGGTGCCCTGGCTTCCTGTTAGCAACTGGCAGCAGCAATCAGGCTCTATACAACTGTGCTTAGACAAACCCAATTTCAAACAGGACAAGTATACAATTGGAACATGaagttaaattattttaatattttcttttggGGTGATCTGTCAGAAGGCAACTGCGGATCACTGGGGATTTCCAAGACAGTGTGAAATCGGAGGTCTGTTAGCTTGTAGTCCGTCCTGAAGCTGATGGGGGTATGTGGTTTCTTTGTCATTTTGTATCGTAGGTCCACACCGGAGGAGACGACTTTGTGCATGTCCGTGTTCACCAGGCCCTGCCTCACGAGAATCAAAAGCTGACGGTGCACAGCCTACAGTCCTCCAAGACTAAGGAGGATGACATTGTGTATTTCTGATCCTGTGGTGTAGCACCTTCCTGCCACTGTGGAGGAATTTGTAACCCTGGTGCCTAACATGTCCTCATACTCCCAAGCCTCATGAATTTTATATGACTGTAGGCTTTTGAGTagcccattattattattattttctaatttagGCTTTAGATTTTGGTAAATATGTACTCCTAATCCAGTAACCAGGCAAATCAATCTAGTTCTAGagaaaccatttggaaaaactGAGCTTCTGTTTTCTAACTGTCAGTGGAGGTTTAGCTGTGAAAGGTGTTGcacacattgttttaaatcGATCTCGATGTGATCTAGCACCCTTTGCCAAAGTTTCTGCAAAGCGCTTCACAGCATTAATGTGTACAGGCAGTACATTATGAGAGTACCGATTGGTctggaaatgaaaaataagCAGCATTAATCCATTGCAGTTGGAAAACagaaattcatatttaaaactGATTAACTTGTTCTGTGTAattgaacaataaaatattttcttctGACAGAAGCTGTTTTCAGTCCTTTTGTTACCCCAGTGCACCAATAATCCTGGCAGTGTCTTCAGGGTCTTCACAATGCCTTCTGCATCTGAAAGGGTGAATGAGCCTAACCTTTCGTTCTGAAGGAAAAAGTTGGAAAGCCAGGTGATTGAATCATGGCTTTTGGTCAGTTTAAGTACAGCCACCTGTCTCCCCTATAGTCTGACTCATACCATTATTCATTTGCCCTCCATAAGTAAGTGATGAAATCCAAGATGACTGAAACCCACACACACCAGCTCATAACAGCCTTCAGCGTGAGGTGGGGCAGATCTGGTGTCACTGGAACTCGGAAGGAAAGGTATATTGGGTAAATAACTGTTAGTTATTTGATCAACTTGTCTTGGGCAACACTATTTGAGAATGCACTGGGTTCATGGGAAAGAATCTCATGGAAATTGTACATGCCTAGATGTCCAGGTGGTCATTTGCTGGTCTTCTCAATACCTCCTCCTGGGAGGTCCTTGGACCAGCCACCCTCATCTCTGCAAGTCACACACAAAGCAATCACCACAGAAACCTTAAACGCATTTCATTgttataaaactatttttttatacattgtttgtaaagaaaaacataaacagGTAAATCACAGAGAATGGAGAAGTTTTTCTTTGAGACTAACAGATCGAGGTGGCGAGACTCCTCTGTTGGCGCTGGCGAGGAGGCACCTGTGTGCCAGGTGCGAGTGGTCCTCTGTGCAGTTGCCACCACGTTTCCAGATCCGTTGCAGACGCTGTGCTAGCTGCCTCAGAGTGGGAGTCAGTGGGTCTTTGGGGGCGAGTAGTGGATTCGACACCTCTCGTTAAACACCTTTGAGaagattttaataaataataatcaatacacaatttaaagtaTGACTGCTCTCTTATGGTCCGGAGATTTTAAGAAATAATCCACTTAATGGTATAGATTTTCTATatttacaaaattatatattaaataaaacagactggatatttaatgtatttgtttatgctGCTAAACATTGATTTTAGTAACTTCATGAGATATGTTAAAAGTTTTCATAATACACAGATGCAAAAACATCAATCCAGTTGTAAACCACCTGG includes these proteins:
- the cst14a.2 gene encoding cystatin 14a, tandem duplicate 2; this translates as MPMLCGGTGETKPATPEVQKICDEVKLQVEEKAGKTFEVFNAKQYKSQVVAGTNFFIKVHTGGDDFVHVRVHQALPHENQKLTVHSLQSSKTKEDDIVYF